From the Primulina tabacum isolate GXHZ01 chromosome 3, ASM2559414v2, whole genome shotgun sequence genome, one window contains:
- the LOC142538777 gene encoding uncharacterized protein LOC142538777 — MCPICNNRHSGECQRKTGACFNCGKLGHQIADCPEPKKGAWSNTDTTPSKPKENKPNARVFAITQKEADDSNDVVAGTILINEMPAYVLFDCGATHSFISKRFTKKLRFIPEILVEPFRVATPTSKTIETHRVHRDCKICINEHLFQAELIQLNMVEFDAILGMNWLSKNRSIVDCRLKNVKLRAPNQEEIVYYGKVKKQESLLSASQTWKAMKSGEEVYLAMLSEVKEEIILALEDIPENDAGKIAHYWSPVDRSIYVWFLDQVVAQRDSLEGYVFSRVENTGSQ; from the exons ATGTGCCCCATCTGCAATAACCGTCATTCCGGGGAATGCCAAAGGAAGACTGGTGCATGTTTCAATTGTGGAAAATTGGGACATCAAATTGCTGATTGTCCCGAGCCTAAGAAAGGGGCATGGTCAAATACTGATACTACCCCCAGCAAGCCAAAGGAAAATAAGCCTAACGCTCGTGTGTTTGCAATTACTCAGAAAGAGGCAGATGACTCAAACGATGTCGTGGCAGGTACCATTCTAATCAATGAAATGCCAGCTTATGtattgtttgattgtggtgccacTCATTCGTTTATATCCAAGAGGTTCACTAAGAAATTAAGGTTTATACCTGAGATACTTGTCGAACCCTTTAGGGTAGCAACTCCTACTAGTAAGACAATAGAAACACATAGGGTGCACAGAGATTGTAAGATCTGTATCAATGAGCACCTATTTCAAGCTGAATtgattcaactaaacatggtggagTTCGACGCCATTCTAGGAATGAATTGGCTATCAAAGAATCGCTCAATTGTAGATTGCCGCTTGAAGAACGTCAAACTAAGGGCTccaaaccaagaagaaatcgTTTACTATGGCAAAGTCAAGAAACAAGAATCCTTACTATCTGCTTCCcagacttggaaagccatgaaaagcGGAGAAGAGgtttacctagctatgttaagcgaggtaaaggAAGAAATCATACTTGCACTAGAAGATATTCCG GAAAATGATGCTGGAAAAATAGCTCACTACTGGTCACCGGTTGATCGCTCAATTTATGTCTGGTTTTTGGACCAAGTGGTTGCTCAACGTGATTCACTGGAG GGATACGTGTTCTCAAGAGTTGAAAACACGGGAAGTCAATAG